In Fragaria vesca subsp. vesca linkage group LG1, FraVesHawaii_1.0, whole genome shotgun sequence, the sequence CTTCAGATTTGATGAAGTACAGAGTAACTGGAAGTTTGTTACTTCTGAAGGTACAATACCATAACTTGTGAGTATCAATACTTTCAACTTCACCATTTTCTCCACAAATGGGGGTAATGCATAGTTCTTGGTCTGAAAATTCAAGACTAGAACCTCAGCTTCTGGTAGTTCCATGTCAGGCCAGTTTGTTGAAAATGCTCCATCTGCAAACAACATGCTATGTTATGTGAGTATGTGGAACAATAAAATGTCAGTCACTACTTCAAAATCTGCTGAAGAGAGAAAGATGGACTACCAGTTGAGATAGATAACAGGCGAGCCTTCATGCATTGATACTTCTGTTCCCTCCACCACTTGGGAAAATTGTCTTTGGATATGTTTATGATCAGTCTTTCTCTCTGTTCGGTGTCCTCTAGTGTTGACTCATAGATAGCCAGCTCTCGAAGCAGATCATGCTGGGTAACAAAATGCTCAGTGTAGTATCCATCCCCCTGCAGCTTGTCCTTTCTGTTTTCACCGAGTTACTTAGAAGCGATTCTTAAGAATATAATGTAACATAATTACAAATTATGAATAACAATTTACCATAGGGAAAAATTAGAGAGAAAAAAATCATTAAAGACAAACATGAAAGCCCATATATACCTTGTGACTACAAGAGTAGCCAGACTTCGGTTGGTGATCTGGTGGAGGTTTGCAACACATAAAATGTCTTCATCCAGTGAATCATAAGACTCCGTCCAGATATCAATGAGGGCAGCAACAGGAATTCTTTTATCTTCTGGAAATGACCCTAGGTCTAAGAAACATTCTCTGACCATAATCATTTCCTTGTTCGAGACATCTAAACTGGTTTGGAGGCGAAGAAGCAATTGAATCTCGGAATCGAGAATCGAAGAACCTTTGGACCATTCAACAAGTCTTTTCTCCCAATCCTCTATAGGCCGTCCGCAAAGTGATTTTGCGGCCACTGTTATAGCAAGTGGAAATCCCTTGCAGCCCTCTACTACCTGCAATTGAATATATTCTCCAAGATGAAGTACAATGTACTATTCGAGTTGCAGACTCAATATTCAAGTTCCTTCAAGTCATATCCATTACAATTTGTGGTTTAAAAACAGATTAAACAACTATCAAGCATTCTTAATTTCGGTTGACTCTGGTCTATTATCATTTGTGATTAGCAAAGGAAGCTTCGATCAATGCATGCATGATTGATATGGTAAAGATATATGTGTCCGTTCTTGCGTGTGTGTGTGTAAATGTAAGTATGAATGTATGTACATATTTAATTAGAAACATACGTTGTAAACTGCAAACAAAAAATCACCTTTCTTATAATATCTTGTGGAATATCCAAAGTCTTTTCTCCCAAGGATGCTTCATGATGAAAGAGTGTCATTGCATTGTCAAAATCCAATGACTGCAAATGATATGGAGAGCCACATCCTGGAAATTCAGATCTTGATGTCACTAAAACCTTGTAATTAGGCATTTTGAAGTCGAACTTGTGAAGTAAGTATTCTGATCCAGACCAAACATCATCCAGGACTACTAGTAAAGGGTCTTGTCCTTGTTCCTTCACAAACGTCTGCAGCCACTTTACTGCATTTTCGTCGTCTTTAAAAGTAGGTACCTGCAGGTTACCCTTGCTTTTGTATAGCTCTTGTACAATAAGGCAGAAGTTTGGCGTTTTGGAAACAGTGACAAAGAAGATATTGTTCTTGAATTTCTCTGTCCAAAAGACATTATGCAATCTGTTAGCCTTTCTGAGATATCCGAGTACTCATATCCATAGAGTAAACTAATTAAGCAATTTGGTAACAAGAAATAGACAACCATGGAGTTATAACAAATTCATGCTTAGTTAGTCTACCTAATAACCAGAGCAAATGTATTTCAACTAGTTTATAACCATCATGAAAATCAGAAATAAAATAGGAATAAGAATTACCTTGGACTTTCTTGTCTCGACAGAACTTCGTTGCCAAAGTGGTTTTTCCACACCCTCCAGGAGCGGTCAGCACAACCATTGACACTTCATCGTTGAACATCATCATCTTCAGTTCATTCAGAGGCCCATCCAATCCAACTGTAAGAGTTGGAAGGTCAGGTACTTCACCCCAAGCTTCAATTTCAGCTTCCTTTTGTGGCTGCTTCATCGCAGCCTCTATATTCAAAGTAATCGCTTCCACCCGGTTCACCGCAATCTTTAAATCTTCATTGTTGATCTGAAGATCCTCCACTCCCTCCTTTATAGTGACATTGCTCGATTCGATTTGGTTAACTGTCTTCTCTGTTCCCTTCACCGTTTTCAAGGTCTCCAACCCATTTCTCAGTGCAAAAACGTTGAGTATCTCATACTGTTCTTTAAGACTGTCATTCCAGCCAATAAGTTTCCTGGAGTACTTGTACGTCTTGTCCACCCTCCACGCACGAACCTTGCGGCACTTGTCAACGAGCACTTTGCCCTCGTCGAGTTGGGTTTTCAGGCCAGCCATTTCTTCCTTCGGCCGATCCAGATCATCGTTGAGTTTTGCAATCTCTTGAGTCACGTTCTCCAGGGATTTGAGTGTGGATTTGACGCTTTTGAGGACATGCTTGAACAGCAAATACTTGATGGTCAGCTCCTTGAGGGCTTCATAGAGCACACTGAACAGTAATCCTCCACCAGCCCCGGCGAAAACATCTACTGGATTGGCCATTTCTTATAGTAAAGTCGAAACTGAACCCTGAATCAGTGGACAATTCAATTGTATATAGGGTGATCAGAAAATAAGGGGACACTCTGGGATTTGGAAACCAATAGAACCCATCGAGGAACCACTGATCAGGATTCAGGAAGAAACTGAAAAGCAAAAAAGCAATAAGAAAACCAGTTTGCTCTTAAAGTTTGGTGTTTGACCAGATGAAACCTAAGAATCAATGAGGAAGAGACTTGAAGCAAAAAACTAGCAGAGAACCCCAGTTGTCTCGATCTTACAGTTGGTGACTGTGTAAGACAAGACAAGACGAAGAAGAGTATATAAAAGCTGAATGGAAATTTCTGTGTGTTGCGAGCTCGATCAATGACTTATTCTGTCATTGACTTGCTAACTTTACTAGGAAGAGCATTTCACTCGTTCCAGGCAACTTACCAGCAAGCACCAAGTCAATGGTCTCTTCTTTCTCAGTTTCCATTTCTTTTCTAAGAAGTAATTCACGCGTAAAATCACTTGGAAACATACGCTCTCGATCAACTCCTCAAGCCAAGCTTGCTAAGAGAAGTTTCTAAAACCAGATACTGTTTCATGGTAGGGGAACTGATCCACCTGTCTGTAGAATTTCTCGATCAACTCCTCAAGCCAAGCTTGCTAGCTAACAGAACTCTCGGATATGTGGCAGATGCCCTTGTTAATTTTTGGACTCTTTGTCACATGATTTGACTTGGTGGGATGTGAAAATTGTCTTTTTTTATTTTCTTGGTTGTGTTATCACACTGACATTAAATTATTTTCTTATTGTGACCAACCTTTTTGTGCTTCCTGTTATTGGTTTTTCTAGATCTAGTTATTCTAATTTTTTTTCTTTCTCAAATGTGTGTATTTTCATAAGAACAACCGTACTACCAATTACTACATTAAGGATCAATGAGGTGCACTATATATATTGTTTGCCTCCTCTTTCTACCTTAACGGATTGACACCCTTAAGAACACTCGCAAAAACACCACAATCACACAATATTACTGATGTTAATAGTTAATTAAAGCAATTCTACAAACTGATGTGATCACATGAAGATAAATAGATCTTAGAGTAGTTAATTAAAGCAATTCTACAAACTGATGTGATCACATGAAGATAAATAGATCTTAGAGAACAACTAGTAGTTTTGAACTGAACTGCCGAGATTCAATTTAGTTTACAAATTACAACTGGTAACTGAGGTCATGAAATGTCTCAAAGAAACTTCCGTCTAAAATTTACATTATATACATTTTTTGCTATGCAATATCTCATGATATTTACAAAAGCAGGAAAACAACAAATCCAAAAGGAAGAAGGGAATGAGGGGCAAAAAACCACAAGACACAGAAGCATACATCCAGATCCCCAAAATTGGTTAGGAAAAGACAGCTCTCAGAAGTGAGGCTTATGGAGCCAATTTAGGTTGATATTTTCTTTTTCCACCACTATTCTTGTGTTTTCCAGAGGCAAGAAAGGCTCCCATAAGTTTCTTGTCTCAAAATCGATACAGGTACTTCTTGCAATCTCGAGCATTCTCTCATGTTGAGCTTTTTTAAGCTGCTCATTTCACCAATATCTTCAGGCAATTCCTTGATGCTAAAGCAATAAGAAACGTCAAGAAAGGTCAACTTCTTTAGGTTACTGCTAGAGCCTGGCAACTGTTCCAAGTCTGTACATGACCTTAGTCTCAGCAGTTCCAAATTTTCCAGTTTCCCTACTCTTCAGGTAAGGCAAGAAGCTTATGTGATCAGTTGGTGACACTGAGCTTCCTTAGATGAATAAGAATATAAGCTCACATAGGTCAGCAGGCATTTCCACCAAATCATTGTGTAATACCCCGGAAATTTGATATTAGTTTCTAATTTTATTTAGGAATTTTTGAGTTAGAAGTTAGTGTGTTTTGAAGTTCGAAGGAAGAGCGGAAGGGTTCGGATGCGTAAATTGCTTGAACCGGTTTTATGGTTCTGAAGGGTCAAGAGTTGACTTTCTAATCTGTTGGGTTTCTCGAGAAACTTCCTTCACGAAAGTTGTAGAGCACGACGATACGAGTTCGTAGACACGTGGCACGCGTAAAACGGACTTCGTATGAGAAAGTTATGGTCAGCAGAAGTTGTGGCTTTACGGGAATTTTGGGTTAAATAGGAAAGTTTTCAGTTTGGGTCCTCATAATTTTCAGAACCAGATTTTTCTTCCCCTTTCTTCTCTCTCCCCGACCCCGAGAGAACCCAGGTTTCCCAGCCGACCCGACCCGGACCCGGTGACCCGACCCGGCTTTTCCGGCCACCTCCGGCCGACCCAGACGACGGCACCGGTCGGGTTCTCTTCCTCTCCTCCGTCCGAGCTGACCTGTGGTGGTGTTGTGCGCCGTTTCGGTCCCGAGTTGGTGACCCGAAGCTCGGAAGCTC encodes:
- the LOC101306956 gene encoding probable disease resistance protein At5g66900-like; protein product: MANPVDVFAGAGGGLLFSVLYEALKELTIKYLLFKHVLKSVKSTLKSLENVTQEIAKLNDDLDRPKEEMAGLKTQLDEGKVLVDKCRKVRAWRVDKTYKYSRKLIGWNDSLKEQYEILNVFALRNGLETLKTVKGTEKTVNQIESSNVTIKEGVEDLQINNEDLKIAVNRVEAITLNIEAAMKQPQKEAEIEAWGEVPDLPTLTVGLDGPLNELKMMMFNDEVSMVVLTAPGGCGKTTLATKFCRDKKVQEKFKNNIFFVTVSKTPNFCLIVQELYKSKGNLQVPTFKDDENAVKWLQTFVKEQGQDPLLVVLDDVWSGSEYLLHKFDFKMPNYKVLVTSRSEFPGCGSPYHLQSLDFDNAMTLFHHEASLGEKTLDIPQDIIRKVVEGCKGFPLAITVAAKSLCGRPIEDWEKRLVEWSKGSSILDSEIQLLLRLQTSLDVSNKEMIMVRECFLDLGSFPEDKRIPVAALIDIWTESYDSLDEDILCVANLHQITNRSLATLVVTRKDKLQGDGYYTEHFVTQHDLLRELAIYESTLEDTEQRERLIINISKDNFPKWWREQKYQCMKARLLSISTDGAFSTNWPDMELPEAEVLVLNFQTKNYALPPFVEKMVKLKVLILTSYGIVPSEVTNFQLLCTSSNLKRMRLERISIPSIAKHPIQFSSLQKISLFMCNIGQAFSDGSIQLSHAWPNLVEMNIDYCNDLVALPADTSDLILLKKLSITNNHKLIALPEDIGKLAKLELLRLRSCSGLEELPGSTGNLKKLNFLDISYCFSIKELPENFGELSSLRKLNMRDCSRLTELPLSVPSLEHLQVIGDDDTKSLWQPFLPIKGTNIQLAKDNVNLNWLHKYQF